One Tolypothrix bouteillei VB521301 DNA window includes the following coding sequences:
- a CDS encoding class I SAM-dependent methyltransferase, whose protein sequence is MQLISSLNIKNSEYLSKDRLISYHHQMRLIFSLGHQVKNVLEIGIFNSLMTHLLKSSGYNVTTADIDPSLRPDLIVDLASDFSLPKDTFDAIVLFQVLEHLPYEHSEQALQKLAEATKRFVVISIPSCSRFLAIQVRFAYFQRPRHLFLNIPKFWSTKPICNQHCWEMGLKGYPKKRILNSVAKAGLTVKQEFVDPTYPYHYFLVMEKHSK, encoded by the coding sequence ATGCAACTCATTAGTTCGTTAAACATTAAAAATTCTGAGTATTTATCTAAAGACAGGCTCATCAGCTATCACCACCAGATGCGTCTAATATTTTCTCTTGGTCACCAAGTTAAAAACGTTCTGGAAATAGGAATTTTTAATTCTTTAATGACTCACTTACTAAAATCAAGCGGCTATAACGTTACGACTGCTGATATTGACCCGAGCTTAAGACCAGACTTGATTGTGGATTTGGCCAGCGATTTTTCACTACCAAAAGATACCTTCGATGCCATCGTACTTTTTCAAGTTTTGGAACACTTGCCCTACGAGCACTCAGAACAAGCCCTACAAAAACTTGCAGAAGCAACAAAGAGATTTGTGGTAATTTCTATTCCCTCATGCTCTCGATTTTTAGCTATCCAAGTGAGATTTGCCTATTTCCAACGACCAAGGCACTTGTTTCTCAACATACCAAAGTTTTGGAGCACAAAGCCCATATGTAACCAGCACTGCTGGGAGATGGGTTTAAAAGGATACCCTAAAAAGCGGATTTTAAATTCTGTCGCTAAGGCTGGTTTAACCGTCAAACAAGAATTTGTCGATCCTACCTACCCGTATCACTACTTTCTGGTAATGGAAAAACATAGTAAGTAA